Proteins from a single region of Lasioglossum baleicum chromosome 1, iyLasBale1, whole genome shotgun sequence:
- the LOC143214141 gene encoding uncharacterized protein LOC143214141: protein MCSQLIKIGERTNTREEDEESSALIGGETYIPAQCNLTPSENLPADEEDDGALQCAIHLNENCIEAATSTERNDGPSFYEETSITYFAGYIVHHIMRKYDCTECRNSMLKTPLDVMEPAENYIATREYSDDDDDDEYAPDVTKLSRPTEAFVKIITTQLKIFQNYWGKFWHQENVLEKLCRTAIQRSKIENPGWFNEDNSCYAHRVAALKHLYKVKLHDQARKRNEEEKSLHKPTKSQKLKNILHK from the coding sequence ATGTGCTCGCAATTAATCAAAATTGGAGAGCGAACTAATACACGAGAAGAGGACGAAGAATCTTCAGCACTAATTGGAGGTGAAACCTACATACCTGCCCAATGTAATCTCACACCAAGTGAGAATTTACCGGCAGACGAAGAAGACGACGGAGCGTTACAATGCGCAATACATTTGAACGAAAACTGTATAGAGGCGGCGACTTCTACTGAGAGGAACGATGGACCGTCATTCTACGAAGAAACGTCCATCACCTATTTCGCAGGTTATATTGTACATCATATAATGCGAAAATATGATTGTACCGAATGTCGCAATAGTATGTTAAAAACGCCATTGGACGTGATGGAACCTGCAGAGAATTATATTGCAACCAGGGAATATTcagatgacgacgacgacgacgaatatGCCCCTGACGTGACAAAACTCTCACGACCCACGGAGGCGTTTGTAAAGATAATTACAACGcagttaaaaatattccaaaactACTGGGGGAAGTTTTGGCACCAGGAAAATGTACTTGAAAAATTATGCAGGACGGCCATTCAGaggagcaaaattgaaaatccCGGTTGGTTTAATGAAGACAACAGCTGCTACGCCCATAGAGTAGCAGCTTTGAAgcatttgtacaaagtcaaactgcATGACCAAGCCAGGAAAAGGAATGAAGAAGAAAAGTCTCTAcataaaccgacgaaatctcaAAAGCTGAAAAACATTCTACATAAGTAA